One Flagellimonas sp. CMM7 genomic region harbors:
- a CDS encoding alpha-L-fucosidase, whose translation MRNLSILLILLLSCCTTVQKKDLEPNQLNAVPSETLNWYQDARFGMFIHWGLYSVTGKQEWFRYGRKVPDEEYRALANQFNPTEFNADTWVQAAKSSGMKWITITTKHHDGFAIYSSPADSFDIDATPFGKAGRDPLDELVEACRRHDMKFGFYYSHYQDWDHPQGGVVNLSYEEKINLPFKKYMDEKALPQMRELLTKYSDVSVIWFDTPLHISDEEAHEFRALVKELAPGALIGGRLDDATGDFWSMPDNRVPQNPFNEPWETCMTSNGGWGWRIPMQETRPAKEMIQELSTIVSRGGNFLLNTGPSPTGKMNENDLAAFAQVGAWLTINGEAIYGTSENPFYGSPYICTTKDNKLFVHLFDWTKDSLNINRLQSEVKKVWLLADPTKTLLDFEEKKDCLTVVLPKNLPDSINSIVVIETQGKPEVKNFLPTEDDKGVITISSKEMNIIDNRFSSFTEHDSILKVYDTRRAWVNGSFEVASPGTFELFAHQTKSDTVQNTSYWIKINDNKLTVPVVDSLEKDKFIKQSIGKIKFDKAGIYNYTIRPTDWYWKTKQVFVKIKTLELIKD comes from the coding sequence ATGAGAAACCTATCAATACTTCTGATATTGCTACTATCCTGTTGTACCACCGTTCAGAAAAAAGACCTTGAGCCAAACCAATTAAATGCCGTTCCATCGGAAACTTTGAATTGGTATCAGGATGCTCGATTTGGGATGTTCATCCATTGGGGACTCTATTCGGTAACTGGAAAGCAAGAGTGGTTTCGTTATGGACGCAAAGTTCCTGATGAGGAATATCGAGCATTAGCCAATCAATTTAATCCTACGGAGTTTAATGCAGATACCTGGGTGCAAGCGGCAAAATCTTCAGGAATGAAATGGATTACCATTACCACCAAACACCATGATGGTTTTGCCATTTATAGCTCTCCTGCGGACAGCTTTGATATTGATGCTACACCTTTTGGAAAAGCAGGGCGTGACCCTCTTGACGAGTTGGTAGAAGCCTGTAGAAGGCACGACATGAAATTTGGTTTCTACTATTCCCACTATCAGGATTGGGATCATCCACAAGGCGGCGTAGTAAACCTAAGCTATGAAGAAAAAATCAACCTGCCTTTCAAAAAATATATGGACGAAAAGGCATTACCACAGATGAGAGAACTGCTAACAAAGTATAGTGACGTATCAGTTATTTGGTTTGATACACCGCTTCATATTTCGGATGAAGAAGCCCATGAATTCAGAGCGTTAGTAAAAGAGTTAGCTCCTGGAGCATTAATAGGTGGAAGGTTAGATGATGCCACGGGTGATTTTTGGTCCATGCCCGATAATAGAGTGCCTCAAAATCCTTTTAATGAACCCTGGGAAACTTGTATGACTTCCAATGGCGGATGGGGCTGGCGTATACCAATGCAAGAAACACGTCCAGCAAAAGAGATGATTCAAGAATTGAGTACCATTGTATCACGAGGAGGTAATTTCCTACTCAATACAGGGCCGTCCCCAACAGGAAAAATGAATGAAAACGACTTAGCTGCATTTGCACAAGTAGGAGCGTGGTTAACAATAAACGGAGAAGCAATTTATGGCACAAGCGAAAACCCTTTTTATGGTTCACCTTATATATGTACCACAAAAGATAACAAGCTATTCGTACATCTTTTTGATTGGACAAAAGATTCGTTAAATATAAACAGATTACAAAGCGAGGTGAAAAAAGTATGGCTATTAGCCGACCCTACTAAAACATTACTTGACTTTGAAGAAAAGAAAGATTGCTTGACTGTTGTTTTACCAAAAAATCTACCAGATTCTATCAACTCTATTGTGGTTATAGAAACGCAAGGTAAACCAGAGGTTAAAAACTTTCTTCCTACCGAAGACGATAAGGGAGTTATTACCATCTCATCCAAAGAGATGAATATAATTGATAATCGATTTTCTTCTTTTACAGAGCATGATTCTATTTTGAAGGTTTATGATACTCGACGTGCTTGGGTCAATGGATCTTTTGAAGTTGCTTCACCAGGTACTTTCGAATTGTTTGCTCATCAAACAAAGAGCGATACGGTTCAAAATACGTCTTATTGGATCAAGATAAATGATAATAAACTTACTGTTCCAGTAGTTGATTCTTTAGAGAAAGATAAATTTATAAAACAATCTATTGGGAAAATAAAATTTGATAAAGCAGGTATTTACAATTATACCATCCGACCTACCGACTGGTATTGGAAAACAAAACAGGTATTTGTGAAAATTAAGACATTAGAGTTAATAAAGGATTAA
- a CDS encoding arylsulfatase, with product MKSKLMVISRIFILALLSVLFYCCSKKGSHLPNIVIIYADDMGYGDLNCQNSNSKIPTVNLDKLASEGMRFTDAHSSSGICSPSRFALLTGTYHWRRQHGIVQSFGAPFFKDSDITLRQILKTKGYHTACIGKWHLGWNWKFKNLPSEEIIRRNDTIKVYGATDVDWSKSIAGGPLDRGFDYYFGDGTINFPPYAWIENNKVVEPPTEFMTGKTLGHKVKEGKWEFRPGPKVKNWNPYEVLPTLANKTVDWIKAQDKKQPFFLYFALPSPHAPIIPNDEFDGISQAGAYGDFMVQTDWVVGQVLKALKEKGLEENTLVIFSSDNGTEHYAWERAEKYGHFSMGNFRGLKRDVWEGGHHVPFIIKWPRQIKANSTSNEVISQVDVMATLASVTDTELPENAAPDSYDFTPVIKGKVYKSPIREATIHNTFASIWGIRKGDWLYINDSTGGHRALPESFKALTGYIDFDTDGLLFNMVKDPEQRVNLYEEQPSKIEELRDLMNAYRTTNRSVKLKNSSKY from the coding sequence ATGAAAAGTAAATTAATGGTAATTAGTAGAATATTTATTTTGGCATTATTGTCCGTTTTATTTTATTGTTGTTCGAAAAAAGGAAGCCATCTCCCCAATATTGTAATTATTTATGCTGATGATATGGGTTATGGTGATTTGAATTGTCAAAATTCAAATTCCAAAATCCCAACGGTCAATCTGGATAAACTAGCTTCAGAAGGTATGCGTTTTACCGATGCACATAGCTCTTCTGGTATTTGTTCTCCAAGCCGATTTGCTTTGCTTACTGGAACCTATCATTGGCGCAGACAGCATGGTATTGTCCAGTCTTTTGGCGCGCCTTTTTTTAAGGATTCTGATATTACCTTACGACAAATATTGAAAACAAAAGGCTATCATACAGCTTGCATTGGTAAGTGGCATTTGGGTTGGAATTGGAAATTTAAAAATTTACCTTCAGAAGAAATCATACGAAGAAACGACACTATTAAAGTATATGGTGCAACTGACGTTGATTGGAGCAAGTCCATTGCCGGAGGACCTTTGGATAGAGGCTTTGACTACTACTTTGGAGATGGCACCATCAATTTTCCTCCTTATGCTTGGATTGAAAATAACAAGGTGGTTGAGCCACCAACCGAATTTATGACAGGTAAAACACTTGGCCATAAAGTAAAAGAAGGTAAATGGGAATTTAGACCCGGTCCAAAGGTAAAAAACTGGAATCCCTATGAAGTGCTACCCACTCTTGCCAATAAAACCGTAGATTGGATAAAAGCCCAAGATAAAAAGCAACCTTTCTTCCTCTACTTTGCTTTGCCCTCTCCTCATGCACCTATCATCCCCAATGACGAATTTGACGGCATTTCGCAGGCTGGAGCTTATGGAGATTTTATGGTTCAGACCGACTGGGTAGTGGGACAGGTGTTAAAAGCACTAAAAGAAAAGGGGTTAGAAGAAAATACCCTTGTTATTTTTAGTTCCGACAATGGCACAGAACATTATGCCTGGGAGCGGGCAGAAAAATATGGACACTTTAGCATGGGTAATTTTCGTGGCTTAAAACGCGATGTTTGGGAAGGTGGTCATCATGTTCCGTTTATAATCAAATGGCCGAGACAAATAAAAGCCAATTCTACTTCCAATGAGGTGATTTCTCAAGTAGATGTTATGGCAACATTGGCAAGTGTAACAGATACAGAATTACCAGAAAATGCTGCCCCAGATAGCTATGATTTTACACCTGTAATTAAAGGGAAAGTATACAAATCGCCCATCAGAGAGGCTACTATTCACAATACATTTGCATCTATTTGGGGCATTAGAAAAGGTGATTGGTTGTATATCAATGATTCGACAGGCGGACATAGAGCCTTGCCCGAATCATTCAAAGCACTTACAGGTTATATCGATTTTGATACCGATGGACTTCTATTTAATATGGTAAAAGACCCCGAACAAAGGGTAAATCTTTATGAAGAACAACCTAGTAAAATTGAAGAATTAAGAGATTTAATGAATGCCTATCGTACAACAAATAGGTCGGTTAAATTAAAAAATTCTTCTAAATATTAA
- a CDS encoding sulfatase-like hydrolase/transferase, translating into MAYQKKSEENLNKPNFIFYLADDQDKLDYGTYGNPNVHTPNVDKLASQGLKFNSAFTGQAICAPCRSQLFTGLYPLKNGTFINHVGSKKGLLSVTDLLGDAGYEVVIAGKLHVKPQSVYERDSYYEDEPCGGFDMDKAIPIDSIENFLMTVTKPFCLFITSHYPHGPYPKSEETSYKPEDIVVHPHNEKNDKKVDLGRKMGYYENIKKDNEMPGWVPDMVDSDASLSSSTLFVYSSDHGASGKFTVTDAGLNVPFIVRWPGVIPPDMSTEAVVHYTDVLPTFFDIAGADIPSYLDVKSFKELLQGTTDRHQKYVYGVANHQNQLIPYIFPTRLIRSETFAYIRNFNSIGNYGDDENINKFIKRAALKFNAPAEELYDTVNDPYQLNNLAKDTVCQEVKGDLNRKLSVWIAQQEDYLLDYKMPVIYASNTALDNPRRLNKIPEELVGILKDSEVLYRTKELDFPLLLTPIVALKDISLSDTILSLKLEETSKLNIDFVPTNVTEKTVYWWSSNPEVAKVNQEGQIVALTKGTTNIQTMSFDGHHIASCEVIIVKI; encoded by the coding sequence ATGGCATATCAAAAAAAGAGTGAGGAAAATCTGAATAAGCCTAACTTCATTTTCTATCTTGCAGATGACCAAGATAAACTAGATTATGGTACTTATGGTAATCCAAACGTCCATACCCCCAATGTGGATAAGCTTGCCTCACAAGGGTTGAAATTTAATAGCGCATTTACCGGACAGGCCATTTGTGCGCCCTGCCGATCCCAATTATTCACCGGCTTGTACCCTTTGAAGAATGGTACATTTATCAATCATGTAGGCTCTAAAAAAGGTTTACTGTCAGTCACTGATTTATTGGGCGATGCTGGATATGAAGTGGTAATTGCCGGAAAGCTACACGTTAAGCCTCAATCGGTTTATGAAAGGGACAGTTATTATGAAGATGAGCCGTGCGGGGGATTTGACATGGACAAAGCCATACCCATTGATTCCATTGAAAACTTCTTAATGACGGTCACCAAACCTTTCTGTCTTTTTATCACATCTCACTATCCTCATGGCCCCTATCCAAAATCAGAAGAAACGTCCTACAAGCCAGAAGATATTGTGGTGCACCCCCATAACGAGAAAAATGACAAGAAGGTCGACTTGGGAAGAAAGATGGGCTACTACGAAAACATAAAGAAGGATAACGAAATGCCGGGTTGGGTGCCTGATATGGTGGATTCAGACGCTTCGCTGTCTAGCAGTACCCTATTTGTATATTCTTCAGATCATGGGGCATCAGGTAAATTCACCGTGACGGACGCTGGATTAAACGTGCCGTTTATTGTCCGATGGCCAGGAGTCATTCCTCCCGATATGAGTACAGAGGCCGTGGTACATTATACCGATGTACTTCCTACATTTTTCGATATAGCCGGAGCGGATATTCCATCTTACCTAGATGTGAAGAGCTTTAAAGAGCTTCTGCAAGGTACAACAGACAGACACCAAAAATATGTCTATGGAGTAGCCAATCACCAGAACCAACTTATTCCATACATTTTCCCTACGCGACTTATAAGAAGTGAAACGTTCGCTTACATCCGGAATTTCAACTCTATTGGCAATTACGGAGATGATGAGAACATCAATAAATTCATTAAGAGAGCAGCTCTAAAGTTCAATGCCCCTGCTGAGGAATTGTACGATACGGTCAATGACCCCTATCAGTTAAATAACCTTGCAAAAGATACGGTTTGTCAGGAAGTTAAAGGAGATCTTAATAGGAAATTAAGTGTATGGATAGCCCAGCAGGAAGATTACTTGCTGGATTATAAAATGCCGGTCATTTATGCTTCTAATACTGCTTTAGACAACCCAAGGCGTCTAAATAAAATTCCTGAGGAATTGGTCGGAATCCTTAAGGATTCTGAAGTTTTATATCGTACTAAAGAACTAGACTTTCCTCTTTTGTTGACTCCTATAGTTGCACTAAAAGACATCTCATTATCCGATACTATTTTATCCCTAAAGCTGGAAGAAACAAGTAAATTGAACATTGATTTTGTTCCTACTAATGTTACTGAGAAAACGGTCTATTGGTGGTCAAGTAATCCCGAGGTGGCTAAGGTAAATCAAGAAGGACAAATAGTAGCTTTGACTAAGGGTACTACCAATATACAAACCATGTCATTTGATGGACACCATATTGCCAGTTGTGAAGTTATAATTGTTAAAATCTAA
- a CDS encoding sulfatase yields MKLYKIIVSLLFAIGIFGLSQSCAQQKKYNVLFIPIDDLKPMLGSYGDTLIKTPNIDRLAKSGTVFLNTSCQMALCGPSRASLMTGMYPDETKVWNLETKMRDVNSDILTLPQYFKQQGYSTTGIGKTFDSRCVDNGKYMDKPSWSIPYHKAKAVDYANPEVKIAWEKAEKLVESQTFSAGYKRNKAIARLGGPMCRPSSECMDVPDDTYKDGANTTAALTIMEQLAKSDKPFFLSVGFAKPHLPFVAPKKYWDLYNRKDIVVAPFQKKSINGPQLAYKGEQLGEIAAYSDIPLLGPLDIDKQKELIHGYMATVSYVDAQIGRLLDKLDELDIKDNTIICLLGDHGFHLGDHGLWTKHTNFEQAVRSPMIISSPDGFTSNSTNAPVEFVDIFPTLCHLANLDIPKHLSGKSLVLVMKDSTTSVRHSAMAQYTRGTSKMGYTLRSERYRYVKWMNMDYYKGERQGSLITTELYDYGNDPLETINLAKNVDYTDVVNEFEQEFTSRKIGQTSKE; encoded by the coding sequence ATGAAATTGTATAAAATAATAGTATCCCTACTTTTTGCAATAGGAATATTTGGTTTAAGCCAATCATGCGCCCAGCAGAAAAAATACAATGTGTTGTTTATACCCATAGATGACCTAAAACCTATGCTGGGCAGCTATGGAGACACATTAATAAAGACACCTAATATAGATAGGCTGGCTAAAAGCGGAACTGTGTTTTTAAATACATCTTGTCAAATGGCACTTTGTGGCCCTTCGAGAGCGAGTTTGATGACCGGGATGTATCCTGATGAAACTAAAGTATGGAATTTGGAGACCAAAATGCGCGATGTAAATTCCGATATTTTAACGCTACCTCAGTATTTCAAGCAACAGGGGTATTCAACTACGGGAATCGGTAAGACATTTGACTCCCGTTGCGTAGATAATGGGAAATATATGGATAAGCCCTCTTGGTCTATACCCTATCATAAAGCAAAAGCTGTTGATTACGCAAATCCTGAAGTGAAGATAGCATGGGAAAAGGCTGAAAAGCTAGTTGAAAGTCAGACTTTTAGTGCGGGGTATAAAAGAAATAAAGCGATTGCTAGACTTGGAGGGCCTATGTGTAGACCTTCTTCTGAGTGTATGGATGTACCTGATGACACCTATAAAGATGGAGCAAATACTACTGCGGCTTTAACTATCATGGAGCAGTTGGCAAAGTCCGATAAACCTTTTTTCTTATCGGTAGGTTTTGCAAAACCCCATTTACCGTTTGTGGCACCAAAAAAATATTGGGACTTGTACAATCGTAAAGATATTGTCGTAGCGCCCTTTCAAAAAAAATCTATAAATGGTCCTCAACTAGCATACAAGGGTGAGCAGTTGGGAGAAATTGCAGCCTATAGCGATATACCTTTATTAGGACCACTTGATATAGATAAACAAAAGGAGCTTATCCATGGCTACATGGCTACAGTAAGTTATGTAGATGCACAGATTGGTAGGTTATTGGATAAATTGGATGAATTGGATATTAAAGATAATACTATTATTTGCCTTTTGGGCGACCATGGGTTTCATCTAGGAGACCATGGCTTATGGACTAAGCATACTAATTTTGAACAAGCCGTTCGCTCGCCAATGATTATCTCCTCACCAGATGGATTTACATCTAATAGTACCAATGCTCCAGTCGAATTTGTGGACATCTTTCCAACACTTTGTCATTTGGCTAATTTAGATATTCCAAAGCACCTTTCTGGTAAAAGCTTGGTTTTGGTAATGAAAGATTCCACTACTTCGGTGAGGCATTCAGCCATGGCTCAGTATACCAGAGGTACTTCTAAAATGGGTTATACTTTAAGGAGTGAAAGGTATCGCTATGTAAAATGGATGAATATGGATTATTACAAGGGTGAAAGACAAGGAAGTCTTATTACAACCGAACTTTATGATTATGGGAATGATCCTTTAGAAACTATAAACCTTGCTAAAAATGTAGATTATACCGATGTAGTAAACGAATTTGAACAAGAGTTTACATCAAGAAAAATTGGACAAACCTCAAAAGAGTAA